CCGAGCACCGCCGCCATCGTGCCGGGACGCTCGGTTCCCGCGCCGGCCATGGCCTCGCCGCGGAGGCGGATCAGCCGGAGCGCGTCCTCGAACGAGAGCGATCCCGCCGCGACGTTCGCCGCGTACTCGCCCGCGCTGTGCCCGGCCGTCGCGGAGGGAAGGAGGCCCTTCTCCTCGAGGACGCGGAACGCCGCGACGCTCGTCACGAGGAGCGCGGGCTGCGTGTTCTCGGTGCGCGTGAGATCCTCGGCGGGTCCTTCGAAGCAGAGGGCGGAGAGCGCGAATCCGAGAACGCGATCGGCGTCCTCGAACACGCGGCGCGCGACGGGATAGCGCTCCGCCAGCGCGCGGCCCATGCCGACGGACTGCGAACCCTGACCGGGGAAGAGGAACGCGGTGCCGGGAAGCGACCCCGCCTTCGGGGCTACCACTCGACCACCGCCGCCGCCCAGGTGAACCCGCCGCCGAACGTGACCATCTCGACCAGGTCGCCCTTCCGGATGCGTCCGGTTCGGCGCGCCTCGTCGAGCGCGAGCGGAATGGACGCCGAGGACGTGTTCCCGTACCGGTCGAGGTTCACGAACACCTTCTCCATCGGGAGCCCGAGCCTCCGCGCCGTGGCGTCGATGATGCGGTAGTTCGCCTGGTGCGGGACGAGGAGCGAGAGATCCTCGGGCGTTCTCCCCGCGGCCTCGAGCGCCTCGACCGCGACCGACTCCATGGCGCGCACGGCGTGCTTGAACACGTCGTTCCCGCTCATGTGGATCGTGTGGAGCCTCTGGTCCACGGTGTCGTGCGACGGCGGCATCAGCGATCCGCCCGCGGGCATCTCGAGGAGGTGCACGAGCGACCCGTCGCTGTGGAGCCGCGTCGCGAGGATGCCGCCGGTCTCGCCGGTCGAGCGGAGCACGACCGCGCCCGCGGCGTCGCCGAAGAGCACGCACGTGTTCCGGTCCGTCCAGTTCACGATCTTGGAAAGGCTCTCGACCCCGACGACGAGCACGGTCCCGGCCATCCCCGACTCGATCGAGCTCTTCCCGATCGAGAGGCCGTACACGAATCCCGCGCACGCGGCCGAGATGTCGAACGCGTGCGCCCGCTCGGCGCCGAGCCGGTCCTGCAGGATGCAGGCGGTCGAGGGAAACGTCCGGTCCCCCGTCACCGTTCCCACGATGATCTGGTCCAGGTCGGCGCCGGTGATGCCGGCGGCGTCGAGCGCGCGCTTCGCGGCCTCCGTCGCGAGCGCCGAGGACGGCGTCGCGGGATCCGCGATGCGCCGCTCCTTGATCCCCGTGCGGGTCGTGATCCACTCGTCCGAGGTGTCGACGATCCGCTCGAGATCCTGGTTCGTGAGGACCCGTTCCGGCGTGTAGGAGCCGGTCCCGATGATGTGAACGTCGCGTCGGGGAGCGATCATGCGGCCTCCGGCGCGAGCCGCTGGAGCTCGGCCCGGATCGAGTCCGCCACCCGCGCCTCGGCGCACTTCGCCGCGACACGGATCGCGTTCTTGATGGCGCGGACGTTGGAGCGCCCGTGCGCGATGATGCAGGTCCCGTCCACGCCGAGGAGCGGCGCGCCCCCCACCTCGGAGTAGTCGAGCCTGCGCCGAAGCCTTCGGAAGGCAGGCTTGAGCAGCAGCCCGGCCATCATGCTCAGAGGGTGCCTCGTGATCTCGTCCTTGATCATCCCCGCGATCGAAGGGATCACGCTCTCGGCGAACTTGAGGAGCACGTTCCCCACGAACCCGTCGCACACGACCACGTCGGCCGTGCCCAGGATGATGTCCCGCCCCTCGACGTTCCCGACGAAGTGGACGGGGCTTCGCTTCAGCAATTGATGCGCTTCGTAGTAGAGCTCGCTTCCCTTCTCCGCCTCTTCGCCGATGTTGAGGAGCCCCACGCGCGGACGCTCCACGTGGAGCACGAGCCGGGCGTAGATGCTTCCCATCAAGGCGAACTGGTAGAGGTGGGTGGGCTTGCAGTCGGACGTGGCGCCGACGTCCAGCACGACCACGTTCCCCTGCGGGGTCGGCAGCACGGTCGCGATCGCCGGCCGCTGGATGGATTCGATGCGGCCGAGCTCGAAGAGTGCCGCCGCCACGACCGCGCCGGTGTTCCCCGCCGAGACGAGGGCGTCGGTCTGATGATCCTTCTGGAGACGCGCCGAGACGCTGATCGAGGAGTCACGCTTGCGGCGCACGGAGGACGCGGCCGACTCCGCCATCTCCACGCGCTCGGCGGCGTGAATGATGCGAGGCAGGTCTCCGCGGACGCCGAGGCGGTCCGCCTCCTCGACGATGGCGGACTCGTCGCCCACCAGGGCGACATCGAACGAGGCTCCGGATTCCCGGAGCGCCTCGAGCGCCCCCTGGATGACGACGCGCGGAGCGAGGTCGCCACCCATGGCGTCCACTCCGATGACGGGTCCTCTGTCGTGGGCCATCGTCAGGCTCGCGGACGCGTCAGGATGTCTTCGCTGCCTCCTGAATGATGATCTCCTCGCCCGCGTAGTAGCCGCAGTGCGCGCAGACGCGGTGCGGGAGCTTGGGCTGGCTGCAGTGCGAGCAGACGGAGCGCGACGGAAGGCTCAGCTTCCAGTTGGTGCGGCGCTTCTTGCCGCGGGTGCTCGAGTGCCTTCGCTTGGGAACGGCCATTCGTTTCGAACCCTCGTGAGTATGGGTGGATCGGACCCGGGCGGAGGTCCGCTTCGCGGATCAACCCGCGGCCGCTCGTGCGCAGCGGCAAGGCCCTTCGTTGCGGTCTTCCCCGCACCGGGGACACAGCCCTGCGCACGACTCCTTGCAGAGCGGCTTCATCGGGAGGCCCAGGATCACGGCCTCGCGAATCTCCTCGTCGATCGAGAGTACCCGGCCGTCATGGAAATGGACCCCCCCGTCCTCCTCGTCCACCGCCCTGGGGCTCACCACGTTGGGATTCTGCACCTTAGCACAGAAGACGTCGAACTCCAAATCCAGAGTCTCGGGGTATTCCACGAGGCACCGGCTGCACTCCTCCCGCGCCACCGCGTGGATCTTCCCCCGGATCCAGATCTCGTCCCCCCGCCGGTCCAGGTGAAGCTTGAGCCCGAGCGGTCCCTCGACCACGGCGTCCTCGGGAGTGATCCCGATGGAGCCCGGCTCCAGGTCCATCTCGAGCCGAGTGGAGCCCTCGGGGAGCTGCGTGAGATCGATCTGCATGTCACCGCAACCTTTACCGCCCCGCGTCTCCGGGGCCGAAGAAGAACTGGATCTCGGTCCGAGCCGACTCCGGGGAGTCCGACGCGTGGACCGCGTTGTTCTGTTTGGATTCCGCGTGGAGAGCACGGATCGTTCCCGGTTTCGCCTCCTTGGGATCGGTCGCGCCGATCAGCTCGCGGAGCGCCGGAACGGCGTTCGCCCGCCGGAGCCGCATCGGCACCGCCGGGCCCGACGACATGAAGGCCACGAGGTCGTTCAGGAACGGCTTCCCCTCGTGCACGGCGTAGAAGCGCCGCGCCGTGTCCGGTGTCAGGCGCACGAGACGGAGGTCGAGGATCTCGAACCCGGCCTTCTCGACCTCGGCGACGATGGGACCGACCTTCCGGTTCTTCACCGCGTCCGGCTTGATCATGAAGAGCGTTTCTTCCACGACTTCCTCCTATCGCGCGCGCCGCAGCGCGCGCAACTCGCTGCACTGGCAAACTCGAAGGGACCGACTGCGGGAACGAAGCTCGTGAGGGAGCCCCGGTCCGGCGCTAGCGGTTCCGGCGCGCGCGCGCCGTCCTCGACGGCTTCGACGCCGCTCGCTTGGCCTTGGGGCGGGCCTTCCCCGCGACCTTCGCGGTGGCACGCTTCGGGGCGGTCTTCTTCCCGCGCGCGCGCGCGGCGCTCGTGGACCGGACGACCTTGAATCTGGGGCTGCGCTTCGCGGAGAGCGCGCTCGCGATGAGCCCCGGGATCTCGGACGGCACCTTCGCGACGGGAATGCCGGCCCGCTCGAAGCGCGCCATTTTCTCCTGCGCGGTGCCCGCGCCGCCGGAGACGATCGCGCCGGCGTGACCCATCCGCTTTCCGGGAGGAGCCGTCTGGCCGGCGATGAAGGCGACCACCGGCTTCGTGACGTGCTCCTCGATGAGCGCGGCGGCGTCCTCCTCGTCCGTCCCGCCGATCTCGCCGATCAGGACGATCGCGTCGGTCTTGTCGTCCGCCTCGAAGAGCGCGAGCGCGTCGACGAAGCGCGTGCCCACGATGGGATCGCCGCCGATGCCGATGCAGGTGGACTGTCCGAGCTTCGCGCGCGTGAGCTGCCAGACGACCTCGTAGGTCAGCGTTCCGCTCCGGCTCACGAGGCCCACGCGCCCCGGCGCGTGGATGAAGCCGGGCATGATTCCTACCTTGCACTGCCCCGGCGAGATGAGCCCCGGACAGTTGGGACCGACGAGCCGCGTGGAGCGGCCCTCGAGATAGGAGGCGACCTCGACCATGTCGCGGGCCGGAATTCCCTCGGTGATGCAGACCACGAGCGGGACCTCGGCGTCGACGGCTTCGTAGATCGCGTCCTGGGCGAGCGGCGCGGGGACGTAGATCACCGAGACGTCGGCGCGCGTCTTCGCGACCGCGTCCGCGACGGAGTCGAACACCGGGATCCCGTCCACGGACGTGCCGCCCTTCCCGGGCGTGACGCCGGCGACGACCTTCGTCCCGTACTCCTTCATCTGCTTCGCGTGGAACGAGCCGTCCCGGCCCGTGATGCCCTGGACCAGTACGCGCGACTCCCTGCCGACCAGGATGCTCATGCCGCCTCCGCCGCGCGGGCGATCACCGCGCGCACCGCCTCGTCCATGTCCGAGAGCGCGGTCATGCCGCGCTTCGCCAGCATCTCCCGCGCCTCGGCCTCGTTCGTTCCCGTGAGCCGGATCACGATGGGCGTCTTCGTGCCGATCCGGTCGAGCGCGGTCAGGAGCCCGCGCGCGACGTCGTCGCAGCGCGTGATGCCTCCGAAGATGTTGAAGAGCACCGCGCGCACGCGCGAGTCGCGCGTCAGGATGTTCATCGCCGCGGTCACCTTGTCGGGATTCGAGGAGCCTCCGATGTCGAGGAAGTTCGCGGGCTTGCCCCCGTGGTACTGGATCAGGTCCATGGTCGCCATCGCGAGGCCGGCGCCGTTCACGACGCACCCGATCGTGCCGTCGAGCCGCACGTAGGAGAGCCCGCGCTCGCGCGCCTCGACCTCGCCGGGATCCTCGGCCCCGAGATCGCGCAGCTCGGCGAGATCCGGATGGCGGTCGAGCGCGTTGTCGTCGATCACGACCTTCGCGTCGAGCGCCCACACCTCGCCCGCCTTCGTCACCACGAGCGGATTGATCTCGGCGAGCGAGCAGTCCTGGTCGCGGTAGACGCGCGCGAGACCCTGGAGCACGCGCGCGAGCTGCTTCCGCACGGGCCAGCGCTCGTCCAGGAACCGCGCCGCCGCGCGCGCGCGGTAGTCCGGGAGCCCCCGCCCGTCCAGATGCATCCGGAGGATCTTCTCCGGCGAGAGGCGCGCGACCTCCTCGATGTCGATGCCCCCTTCGGGGCTCACCATGAGGAGCGGCGTCTCGGCCTTCCGGTCGAGGACGATCCCGGCGTAGAACTCGCGCTCGATCTCCGCGCTGGGCGTGACCAGGACCTTCTGCACCATGTGCCCGCGGATGTCCATTCCGAGGATGCGTCCCGCCTCGCGGGAGAGGTCCTCGGGCGTCTTCACGACCTTCACGCCCCCCGCCTTGCCGCGCCCGCCGATCAGGACCTGCGCCTTCACGACGACGGGATAGCCCGTCCGCTCGGCGATCGCGACCGCCTCGGCGGCCGTGCGGGCGACCTCTCCCGGCGGAACCGGGATGCCCGCCTCGCGAAAGAGGTCCTTCCCCTGGTGCTCGTGGAGATTCATCGCGCTCCCCTCCTGAGGCCGGGACCGGCCTTCTTGGCCGCCTTGCGGATGCCGCTCGTCGGAGGCTTCTTCTTCGACTTCTTCGCGTTCCTCGAGGACGCGACACCCTTGCCCGGGCGCCGTCCCTTCTCGGGACGCGAGAGCATCTCGCGGATCACGTCCTCGAGCTTCGGGCGTCCGATCTCCTCGAGCTCGTAGCCCACCCGCACCGACGGGATCTCGATCTTCATCAGGCGGCGGAGATCGATCGGGGTGGCCACCACGACCACGTCGCACTCGGTCGCGTTGATGGTGGCCTCCATGTCCCGGATCTGCTCGGGCGAGTAGCCCATCGCGGGGAGGAGCGGCCCGATGTCCGGATA
This is a stretch of genomic DNA from Candidatus Eisenbacteria bacterium. It encodes these proteins:
- a CDS encoding ACP S-malonyltransferase; this encodes MGRALAERYPVARRVFEDADRVLGFALSALCFEGPAEDLTRTENTQPALLVTSVAAFRVLEEKGLLPSATAGHSAGEYAANVAAGSLSFEDALRLIRLRGEAMAGAGTERPGTMAAVLG
- a CDS encoding beta-ketoacyl-ACP synthase III; amino-acid sequence: MIAPRRDVHIIGTGSYTPERVLTNQDLERIVDTSDEWITTRTGIKERRIADPATPSSALATEAAKRALDAAGITGADLDQIIVGTVTGDRTFPSTACILQDRLGAERAHAFDISAACAGFVYGLSIGKSSIESGMAGTVLVVGVESLSKIVNWTDRNTCVLFGDAAGAVVLRSTGETGGILATRLHSDGSLVHLLEMPAGGSLMPPSHDTVDQRLHTIHMSGNDVFKHAVRAMESVAVEALEAAGRTPEDLSLLVPHQANYRIIDATARRLGLPMEKVFVNLDRYGNTSSASIPLALDEARRTGRIRKGDLVEMVTFGGGFTWAAAVVEW
- the plsX gene encoding phosphate acyltransferase PlsX, whose translation is MAHDRGPVIGVDAMGGDLAPRVVIQGALEALRESGASFDVALVGDESAIVEEADRLGVRGDLPRIIHAAERVEMAESAASSVRRKRDSSISVSARLQKDHQTDALVSAGNTGAVVAAALFELGRIESIQRPAIATVLPTPQGNVVVLDVGATSDCKPTHLYQFALMGSIYARLVLHVERPRVGLLNIGEEAEKGSELYYEAHQLLKRSPVHFVGNVEGRDIILGTADVVVCDGFVGNVLLKFAESVIPSIAGMIKDEITRHPLSMMAGLLLKPAFRRLRRRLDYSEVGGAPLLGVDGTCIIAHGRSNVRAIKNAIRVAAKCAEARVADSIRAELQRLAPEAA
- the rpmF gene encoding 50S ribosomal protein L32 — protein: MAVPKRRHSSTRGKKRRTNWKLSLPSRSVCSHCSQPKLPHRVCAHCGYYAGEEIIIQEAAKTS
- a CDS encoding DUF177 domain-containing protein; this translates as MQIDLTQLPEGSTRLEMDLEPGSIGITPEDAVVEGPLGLKLHLDRRGDEIWIRGKIHAVAREECSRCLVEYPETLDLEFDVFCAKVQNPNVVSPRAVDEEDGGVHFHDGRVLSIDEEIREAVILGLPMKPLCKESCAGLCPRCGEDRNEGPCRCARAAAG
- the ndk gene encoding nucleoside-diphosphate kinase; this encodes MEETLFMIKPDAVKNRKVGPIVAEVEKAGFEILDLRLVRLTPDTARRFYAVHEGKPFLNDLVAFMSSGPAVPMRLRRANAVPALRELIGATDPKEAKPGTIRALHAESKQNNAVHASDSPESARTEIQFFFGPGDAGR
- the sucD gene encoding succinate--CoA ligase subunit alpha, whose product is MSILVGRESRVLVQGITGRDGSFHAKQMKEYGTKVVAGVTPGKGGTSVDGIPVFDSVADAVAKTRADVSVIYVPAPLAQDAIYEAVDAEVPLVVCITEGIPARDMVEVASYLEGRSTRLVGPNCPGLISPGQCKVGIMPGFIHAPGRVGLVSRSGTLTYEVVWQLTRAKLGQSTCIGIGGDPIVGTRFVDALALFEADDKTDAIVLIGEIGGTDEEDAAALIEEHVTKPVVAFIAGQTAPPGKRMGHAGAIVSGGAGTAQEKMARFERAGIPVAKVPSEIPGLIASALSAKRSPRFKVVRSTSAARARGKKTAPKRATAKVAGKARPKAKRAASKPSRTARARRNR
- the sucC gene encoding ADP-forming succinate--CoA ligase subunit beta, with product MNLHEHQGKDLFREAGIPVPPGEVARTAAEAVAIAERTGYPVVVKAQVLIGGRGKAGGVKVVKTPEDLSREAGRILGMDIRGHMVQKVLVTPSAEIEREFYAGIVLDRKAETPLLMVSPEGGIDIEEVARLSPEKILRMHLDGRGLPDYRARAAARFLDERWPVRKQLARVLQGLARVYRDQDCSLAEINPLVVTKAGEVWALDAKVVIDDNALDRHPDLAELRDLGAEDPGEVEARERGLSYVRLDGTIGCVVNGAGLAMATMDLIQYHGGKPANFLDIGGSSNPDKVTAAMNILTRDSRVRAVLFNIFGGITRCDDVARGLLTALDRIGTKTPIVIRLTGTNEAEAREMLAKRGMTALSDMDEAVRAVIARAAEAA